TCTTCCCAAGTCCTGAGAGATCTGACATTATCCCATCAGGATTTCTTAGGGATTCACCAATGCCAAGAAGATGAGAGTGAAATATGGCCTCCCAGCTCTCCCGGGCAGGGGCTTCTGGACAGCCGTACTTTCTCATTAATGAAGGAAGAGGTAGAGCTCTGCATGAACACAAAACATCTCAATATTTTCTTACCAGAAAGTTCAAATACATCCTCCACAGCAAGGGGCACTGGCTGCCACTGTCGCTGCGCATGGCGTTTTCAAACAGGGCTTGGATTCGATGCGTTAAGCCGGTCTCAGGAATTGTGGCGTGGATCTCTCTACCGTCTAACCTGCAAGACAAAGGCTCATGTGACTCTGACACAGTTCTCTCATCCTACATCACAGGAGGGAGAGATGCCTTAGTGATGACAAGTGTCAGCAACAGCCGGATCAGAGAGAGTCAGGGAAGAGATGTCCCTCAGGCACAGGGCGCTGTGCACGGGGCTTCTCCAAGGCCAGGAGAAGGCACAGGCAAGAGTTCTGTGGTTTCTACACCACATCAAGTCTGTCTTGAAGTCACACCAAAACCCCCCCGCCCGTTTTCTAAAGAAAGCTACcctttgccaggcacagtggctcacgcctataatcccagcacttcaggaggctgaggtgggtagatcatgaggtcagtagttcaaggccagcctggccaatatggtgaaacctcgtctctactaaaaatacaaaatttagctggtgcctatagtcccagctactcaggaggctgaggctggagaatcgcttgaacccgggaggcggaggttgcagtgagctgagatcacgtcacactgcattccagcctgggcaacacagtgagactccatctgaaaaaaaaaaagaaagaaaagaaagcaagcaagctacCCTTTAATCAGCAGAATGCAAATTCTACTTTACAGGAAGAAAAGACCTTTTGATTTATAGTAGAGAAAGCAAGGCTCACATGGAGTGAACAAAATCCCaatgaaggaataaaaaacaagtgaaatattattcaaagaCAGTTTTGGCTAATTTATAAGGTCAGAGTGAAGCAACAGCAAAGATTCTGGGAAAACAATGATGCCTAAGCTAATGTGTCCCCCAGATTAACATTTAACCTTTAGAGAGAAAATACTGGATCAGGCCGGATGCCATGcctccctcctgtaatcccagcactttggaaggctgagatgggaggaccacttaagctcaggagatggagaccagcctatgcaacatggcaaaaccccatctctacaaaaaataaaaaataaaaaaattagccaggcatggtggtgcctgtagtcccagctaccggggaggctgaggtgggaggatcacttgagcccaggaggtcaaggctgccgtgagctgagactgcaccactgcactccagcctgagcgacagagtgagaccctgtctcaaaagaaaagaaaaaaaagaaaatatcgtatCGAAGATGGTATTTAAACATGACAGTGCTGTCACTAAGAATGCTGACAAAAGCTCCCAGTCGTTACACACTTTGTGCCAAGCACTTACCTCACTGCCCCCTCAGAGAGACCCCATGACGTAGCTTCTTCATGCCCATTTGACAGAGAGGGAGCTATGAGAGGGGAAGCGGCCGGCTCGAGTCACCCAGCCGAGAAGAGCTGGCACTGGAATCCAGAGCTGCCACCCAGCCCCTGTGCTGTCAGCCACCAGGCTTCCGTGACGGCTTCTCAGCATTCCCGTGGTCTGACGGCCACCACCCATGCACACAGAAGCAACATTCACACTCCCGAGAAGCACACCCAGGCGACCGCCACCAACCCCTCTCCTGAGAGGCGCCGCTACTTTGTGACTTGATCACCTTTCAAACCATTTTTCTACGACACCTACAGCCCCACAGCAGGTGTTCCGGGCACCGTGCCGTGTTCATCCCTGTATTCCTGAGACCCGGCAAGGTGGGGGGAACACAGCAAGCATTTCATAAACATTGGCGGGGCACACGAACAGGACGGTCTGGAATTACCTCTGGACAGTTTCCACCAGTCTCTTCCTCAGTTTCTCAGCTTCAATTGCAAACAACCAAGGCTCCAAGGCTTTGGCAGACCTGGTGATTGTGTCAAAAAATCTCCTGGTCTTGCTGGCACTGTGGGACTTATTCTGAATCTGTACATAGGACCTCCAAAGAACCTGGTTGCCCGGATACAACTTTAAAGCCTGTGAGAGCGCCTCTCGCAGAGGGGCCAGCGGGTAAACACTCACTTTCATGTGGAACCTCAGCAGGCTCGTATGCATCAGTGTGATGGCTTCGAGAACACTGGTCCAACTCTGGGAGCTGGCACTGTCCCCCTCGCCAGAGCCTTCTGGGAAAACATAACTGTTCAGTTTTGCAAATACCTGTTCGTATATCCGCACAGCAGCATCAATCCCTGTGGTCAAATACTGGAAGAGCATGAAGCATTTAGCCAAGCTAATTAGGCGGCTACAGGAATCGGTGGGAGCTGGATCGGAGACACAACTGTCACCCAAACAGTCCTGCAGCGCGTGCTCATAAGCCTTTCGCGCTTTCAAAATGTGAACAGCCAACACCTGTCCAGTGTAGGGCCCACAGGGGCTGCTCTCAGTCAGCTTGGTTAATATGTGAACAGCTCGGGCCGTGGCAGCCCCTCTCACTTCCGGCGACAGCTCCACCTCCAGCTCAGCATAGAGCAGACTGAGCTCACAGAGGTCGGAGTCTTTCAGTTCTCTGCTTCCTGCCATGCCGAGTGCTGTGTCAAAAACTTTTCTGGCATCCTCCGTGTTGCCAAGCAACCACTCTAGATGTGCATACTGCTTCCAGAGGCAAAAGTTGTTGCGGTTTTCTGGCTCCTTAAGGAGATtcttggctagttttttgcagTTCTTCCCTTGTGACTTTAATCTCTTCTTGTTTTTAGTGTGCAGACACCAAATTACCTacagggaaaaagagaagaatgacCCCAGGTGCTCTGAAATTAAGACGTCCTCTGCTGCCAACGGTAGAAAGCACTGACAGGGAAAAAGGCGTCTATACTTCCCCCTTTATCACGGGTCTGGTAAACACTGAGGCTCTCTCTAAGCTGGAAAAGAAATGAGGATTTTTACCAGGGCCATAACTGCCCAAATTTACAATCCAGGGTTCCAGCTGAAATCTCTATAAACAAGGCTGATACCTACAAATGTTCTTCTCCAAAGAGATGTAGCCACAACATTTTAACATACTATTTCAATACAACCTGGTGTGTGTAATCTGTAGTTAAAGCTTCAGAACTTGGGTGCTAAGAGAGCCAATACTAACTGTGGCCAGCAGAGGACAGAACAGCTGACTCAGACTCATTTCTAGCAGAAAGAGGAGGGTAAGTATTAGAAGTagcttatcttttatttatttatttattgagatggagtctcactctgtcacccaggctggaatgcaatggtgtgatctcagctctcagcaacccccacctcccaggttcaagggattctcctacctcagcctcctgagcagctcggattacaggcatgtaccaccacacccagcgaatttttgcattgttagtagagacgaggttttgccatgttggccaggctggtctcgaactcctgacctcaggtgatccgcccgcctcggcctcccagagggctgggattataggtgtgagccaccccgcctcggcctcccagagggctgggattataggcgtgagccaccccgcctcggcctcccagagtgctgggattataggtgtgagccatcgcgcccaaaGCTTATCTATTTTAATAAACCCCTGAGTACTCTGACGCTGCTTTAAAACTGTTCTCAGCACTCACTGCTCATATATGGACGGGGACCGGGTAGTGCAAGATAATACAATAAACAGCTCGAGAGTCACTGAGGTAGCCTGACTCATTCCTGTCTCACTCCTCTTTGCTGTGGCCCCTCAGAAGGGCAAACACACACAAGGTGCCTTCAGGGTCACTGGAGGAGGCGGCGCTGGGGCATATTCCAGGGAGAGCACTCAGAGGCTTACAATCCCGTTTATAAACACTGACATGAAATGAAAAGTCCCCAGACACAGGAGGACGAGTCTGGAATTACCTTTGCAATCTCATACTGTAACCAGGagaagcagagctgggacttCTCTTTGCCTGAAAACAAAGGCATGACAAGGTGGAAGACATTGCGGATGAACTCCTCGCCCTCTCGGTTCTGACCCCTGGTCCAGCGAGGACAGCCCAACCGATCCATGCGGCCAACACAGCTAGCCCCGGAAAATGAGGGGTTGAAAAAAGTCAAGGGCTTTTCATCATAAAGTCCATTATCAAAGATGCTGTTCTCATCCATAGCCAGATAAAGACAAGAGGCTGGAGGAGTAAGGCCAGAAGGCACACCCAAGAACTGCAGGAAGGCCTCCACCAGCTGGAACTGAAGATTGTGGCTGGAAAGTCTGATCAAAGACTGCCCAATATCATCAAACAACACCTgcaacaaaggcaaaataaagcGACCCATGTCACAAaaccaaacctgcacatttttCACAGTTCTCTTTATGTGCATGTACTAATGGTTCAACATTATTCAAATTAAATTCGTTTTAGATAGACAGAAGCTTAGCTCTCTGTTAGCAAAAGCCAGAGGCCTCTCAAGGAGCCTGGACAGCTGGAGAATAACTGTTAGGCAGCCCTGTGGTGCCATTAACATTTCCACACATGGGAAAgcctgggaaggagagaaggcatGAACAGGTTTAAGCCAGAAGCTTTCAAAGTATCCTGATGGATTTGTAGAAAATCTAGAACATGCTCACTTCTGAAAGCGTATATAATTGCTTTTGTACTTTGATAATGCATGATGgtgaaaaatttttattgtacAATGGAAGATAAGAACTTTACTATTTGTGGTTTTCTTGTATAAAATTGCtccaagaaatgaaaaatatgctcAAAACTAGATAAACAGACTCAAGGTAAGAAGGAACCTACAGGAGCAATGGAGCATGTTAAAAGCAATTATAAGAGCTTAATACTAACTGTAAATGTCTGTAGCTGAGTtcatgtaataatttaaaaacataaggcCAAGGAGGCCACCTTTTGTGTCCTGGTGCTGCTTATCTGACTGGTCTTTGTGGCTCTCAGCAAAGAGGAAATCATAACATAAGCACAATAAACCAGAGTATATGGGATTCAATCAAAACCATCAATTAATCAGAAAGCTGCTTCTCTacgttaaaaataaattagaaagctTTTCTCCCCCAGGCTTTGATTACAGAAAAAGCTAAACGGCAAGAAACTGCTCGCAGCAGCAGTCTGCTCCAGAAATCTGCTTCCAGGAGACTGCTGGGACTCCAAGCCTCGAGAAACGACTTCCAGAAGGGTGGCTGTGAACTCTACCAAAGAAAGACTCCACTGTTCTGCAGACATTCAGCTTCAGCGAGGCAAGAGGCCTCACGGGCAGTCCCCTCTCCAAGACCTCCAGTGAGCTGAGGCTTCCCTAGAAGCTGGCCCCTCCTTCCTCCAGAGATCACCTCTGTCTCTATCCCcacttctctgtgtcctcactccAGTCTGGCCACCCCATTCCCCACTCCTCAAACGCTCCTGGCACTCTGGGGCCTTCACCTGTGCGGATCCCTCTGCCCAGAGCAGACACTCTGTCATCAAACAAATATTCCTTCCGCATCCAAGAGGATTCACTGAGCGCTCACCACAGGACGAATGCTGTTCTAGGCACTGACGTCACAGCAGTAAACAAAGGGGATAAACTCCTTGCCTTCAGGGTACCTCATTTGTAGAAAAGGTTACGGAGCTCCAAGACACAGAGTTGGTATCTTGTGAAACTGGATCAAT
The Theropithecus gelada isolate Dixy chromosome 7b, Tgel_1.0, whole genome shotgun sequence DNA segment above includes these coding regions:
- the NRDE2 gene encoding protein NRDE2 homolog isoform X3 — its product is MNIDGAAISSKTEPPSSEPISFIPVKDLEDAAPVTTWLNPLGIYDQSTTQWLQGQGPPEQESKQPDTQPDSESAALKAKVEEFNRRVRENPRDTQLWMAFVAFQDEVMKSPGLYAIEEGEQEKRKRSLKLILEKKLAILERAIESNQSSVDLKLAKLKLCTEFWEPSTLVKEWQKLIFLHPNNTALWQKYLLFCQSQFSTFSISKIHSLYGKCLSTLSAVKDGSILSHPALPGTEEAMFALFLQQCHFLRQAGHSEKAVSLFQAMVDFTFFKPDSVKDLPTKGQVEFFEPFWDSGEPRAGEKGARGWKAWMHQQERGGWVVINPDEDDDEPEEDDQEIKDKTLPRWQIWLAAERSRDQRHWRPWRPDKTKKQTEEDCEDPERQVLFDDIGQSLIRLSSHNLQFQLVEAFLQFLGVPSGLTPPASCLYLAMDENSIFDNGLYDEKPLTFFNPSFSGASCVGRMDRLGCPRWTRGQNREGEEFIRNVFHLVMPLFSGKEKSQLCFSWLQYEIAKVIWCLHTKNKKRLKSQGKNCKKLAKNLLKEPENRNNFCLWKQYAHLEWLLGNTEDARKVFDTALGMAGSRELKDSDLCELSLLYAELEVELSPEVRGAATARAVHILTKLTESSPCGPYTGQVLAVHILKARKAYEHALQDCLGDSCVSDPAPTDSCSRLISLAKCFMLFQYLTTGIDAAVRIYEQVFAKLNSYVFPEGSGEGDSASSQSWTSVLEAITLMHTSLLRFHMKVSVYPLAPLREALSQALKLYPGNQVLWRSYVQIQNKSHSASKTRRFFDTITRSAKALEPWLFAIEAEKLRKRLVETVQRLDGREIHATIPETGLTHRIQALFENAMRSDSGSQCPLLWRMYLNFLVSLGNKERSKGVFYKALQNCPWAKVLYLDAVEYFPDEMQEILDLMTEKELRVRLPLEELELLLED